Proteins co-encoded in one Marinitoga sp. 38H-ov genomic window:
- a CDS encoding 3-oxoacid CoA-transferase subunit B, with product MDAKERIAKRVAKEFKPGNIVNLGIGLPTLVANYVPKDMNIFFHGENGVLGIGSEVTEEYANEYLTNAGGRYIDTVPGAMTFDTSFSFALIRGGHLDYTVLGGLQVDEEGHLANWMVPGKLIPGMGGAMDLVTGAKKVIVAMTHTAKGNPKIVKKCNLPLTSVRRVDLIVTEYAVIEPSDDGLILKEIAPDITLEELKKITDAELIVPEDLKIMEF from the coding sequence ATGGACGCAAAAGAAAGAATAGCAAAAAGAGTTGCTAAAGAATTTAAACCTGGAAATATAGTAAATTTAGGTATAGGATTACCAACTTTAGTTGCAAATTATGTTCCTAAAGATATGAATATATTCTTTCATGGAGAAAATGGTGTTTTAGGAATAGGTTCTGAAGTAACTGAAGAGTATGCAAATGAGTATTTAACAAATGCAGGTGGAAGATATATTGACACTGTTCCAGGGGCAATGACATTTGATACATCATTTTCATTTGCATTGATAAGAGGAGGTCATCTTGACTATACAGTTTTAGGTGGTTTGCAAGTTGATGAGGAAGGGCATTTAGCTAATTGGATGGTCCCTGGTAAATTGATACCAGGTATGGGAGGAGCTATGGATTTAGTTACAGGAGCAAAAAAAGTTATTGTTGCTATGACTCATACTGCAAAAGGTAATCCAAAAATAGTAAAAAAATGCAATCTACCTCTTACATCTGTGAGGAGAGTAGATTTAATAGTAACAGAATATGCTGTAATAGAGCCTTCGGATGATGGTTTAATATTGAAAGAAATTGCTCCAGATATTACATTAGAAGAATTAAAAAAGATAACAGATGCAGAATTAATAGTTCCAGAAGATTTAAAAATTATGGAATTTTAG